A stretch of DNA from Desulfurella amilsii:
CCACATATGCCAACCTTTTTGGTAAAATTGAAAAACAAGCTTACTTTGGAATGCTTGTAACTAATTTTACCAATATTGTAGCTGGTCAAATGGCAAAAATCAATGGCGGTTTTTTAATATTAGATGCTATAAGCGTTCTAACAAACCCATTTGTATGGGACAGCCTTAAAAAAACACTTAAATCCAGGCAATTAATCATAGAAGATCCAGTTGACAAATACGGTGCCATAACTACAGAAAGTTTAAAACCAGAGCCCATAGATTTAAATTTAAAGGTAATTTTAATAGGCGATGAGTTTATTTATGATATATTGTACGAATACGATGAAGATATGAAAAATTTATTTAAGCTAAAAACCAACTTTAATCATACAATAAAAGCAAAATCTAATACTGTAACACAGTACCTATCAAACATAATTAAGTGTTGCAAAGAAAAAAATCTCACAATACCAACAAAAGATGGTTTGGTTGCCGTTGCAAAATACGCATTTAGGCTTGCTGAAAGTTCTGATAAAATTTGGTCTAAGGTTGATGAATGTGTAGATATTATTGAAGAAGCAAATGCACTAAATAGTCAGTCAATTGGCTATAAAGAGATTCAGCAAGCAATAGAAAATAAAATTTTTATCAAAGATTTATATCGGGAAAAAATTCAAGAAATGATCAAAGACGGGACAATACTGCTTAATCTGAAGGATGAAAGGATCGGTCAAGTAAATGGATTGTCTATTTCGCAAATTGGCGATTTTTCTTTTGGTAGGCCAAATAGAATAATAGCTAAAGCTTATGTTGGAAAAGGCGGTGTAATAAATATAGAAACCGAAAGTAAGCTTTCTGGTAAAATTTTTGATAAATCTTCTTTTATTATTGGGGGCTACTTTGGATCAAAATACGCATACGACAAGCCGCTTAGCCTTCAGGCTACAATCAGTTTCGAACAATCCTACTCCTATATCGAAGGAGACAGTGCAACAGTAGCTATGACAATAGCCCTTTTATCATCAATCGCAAAAATACCTGTTAAAAACAATTTAGCTGTTACGGGTTCTATGAGTCAAGATGGCTTAGTTCAGCCCATTGGTGGCGTTAATGAAAAAATTGAGGGTTTTTTTGATATTTTAAAAATTTCTAATAATTTAGGCGATGCAGGTGTAATTATTCCTCACCAAAATAAAAAGGACCTTGTTTTAAGGGATGATGTTTTAGAAGCGATAGAAAAAGGTTTATTCAAAATATACACTATCGAAACAATTGACGATGCTATTGAGATTTTTACAGGAAAACCTGCAGGTAAAATGATTAAAAATAGGTATGAAAAAGAGACTTTCCATTATTGCGTGGATTTGTCTTTTAGAAAAACAATGAAACAGTTGAAAGACAACAATGATTAGTTACTTAGACGCAGGTGAATCGCATGGCAACAGCCTTTGTGCAATAATAGATGGCATACCTGCTGGTTTGGAAATAGATGAAAGCTTTATTAATCACTTGCTTTGCCTAAGGCAAAGCGGTTATGGTAGAGGCGGCAGGCAAAAAATAGAAAAAGATAAAATAGAAATTTTAAGTGGCGTGCGTTTTGGTAAAACCATAGGAAGTCCTATTACCTTAAAAATTAAAAATAACGATTATGAGAATTGGCAAGATATTATGGCCCCTTTTGCAACATACACAAATCGAAAGCAAATCACAAAACCAAGGCCCGGTCACGTTGATTTAGCAGGTTACCTAAAGTATAACAGAAATGATCTGCGTGACTGTTTAGAGCGCTCAAGTGCAAGACAAACTGCTATAAGAGTGGCTGTGGGAGCAATTTGCGAGTTGTGCTTAAAAGAAGCAGGTGTTGAATTTTACAATTTTGTAAGTGCTATCGGAAAGGTAAAGGCAAACGTAAATTACGCTAACTTAGATGAAATAAAAAACAGTGCAAACAATGAATTATTTTGCCCTGATAAAAACGCTCTATATGAAATGAAAAAAACTATTGATAAAGCTATAGAAAATAGCGATAGTTTAGGTGGTGTTGCTGAAGTTTTAATAAGTGGTGCGGTAGCAGGTATTGGGTCTTACAAATGGGATAAAAAACTA
This window harbors:
- a CDS encoding Lon protease family protein, encoding MGFRIIEPKEIKLNIDIPNSIFEEDKADYFVNQERLNQALKMLVDIENPYYNLYISGDMGQIKDYIKDKIIELSKNKEFKIYDYAYLNNFNNPKMPQLLVLPKGKANILANKMNEFVEYLVSNIPAIFESKEYENRIQTINLEYNEKQTQIFEELGKKASELDFAIKPTPSGLIVNPVLDGKIITEKEFSALDVSIKKEIEEKRKQLEVFINEFMFASRELEKERFQQIKKINDEIGLSIISNKLDAIKAEFEGIQAVENYLNDVEHYTISNIAIFLPSKNEPYPFVSLPSKYIEYKVNVIVDNSNIDIPIFYEQNPTYANLFGKIEKQAYFGMLVTNFTNIVAGQMAKINGGFLILDAISVLTNPFVWDSLKKTLKSRQLIIEDPVDKYGAITTESLKPEPIDLNLKVILIGDEFIYDILYEYDEDMKNLFKLKTNFNHTIKAKSNTVTQYLSNIIKCCKEKNLTIPTKDGLVAVAKYAFRLAESSDKIWSKVDECVDIIEEANALNSQSIGYKEIQQAIENKIFIKDLYREKIQEMIKDGTILLNLKDERIGQVNGLSISQIGDFSFGRPNRIIAKAYVGKGGVINIETESKLSGKIFDKSSFIIGGYFGSKYAYDKPLSLQATISFEQSYSYIEGDSATVAMTIALLSSIAKIPVKNNLAVTGSMSQDGLVQPIGGVNEKIEGFFDILKISNNLGDAGVIIPHQNKKDLVLRDDVLEAIEKGLFKIYTIETIDDAIEIFTGKPAGKMIKNRYEKETFHYCVDLSFRKTMKQLKDNND
- the aroC gene encoding chorismate synthase, whose amino-acid sequence is MISYLDAGESHGNSLCAIIDGIPAGLEIDESFINHLLCLRQSGYGRGGRQKIEKDKIEILSGVRFGKTIGSPITLKIKNNDYENWQDIMAPFATYTNRKQITKPRPGHVDLAGYLKYNRNDLRDCLERSSARQTAIRVAVGAICELCLKEAGVEFYNFVSAIGKVKANVNYANLDEIKNSANNELFCPDKNALYEMKKTIDKAIENSDSLGGVAEVLISGAVAGIGSYKWDKKLDARLALATMSVQAIKAVSIGDGIENAFKYSSEVQDEIYYDFNSKEYRRYTNRLGGIEGGISNGENIVIKAFMKPIPTTRKGLRSIDVKTKETSVSVYERSDVCATSAASVVVRAAVAYEILNAYLEKFGGDCMSEFKRNVENYKEYLKTK